From the Thiohalospira halophila DSM 15071 genome, the window AAGACCTCGTGGATCCGCCCCACGGTCCCGCAGAGCTGGTAGGCGCGGTCGAGGACGGCGCTGGCCGATTCGCTGGCGTACTCCCCCTGCACGAGATAGGCACTCCCCTGCACCAGCCGGTAGTCCAGCTCCTGCCGGTCCCGCTCGGAACTCGCCTCCTTTTGCATCACCAGCTTGAGCCCCTGGCGCAGATGGCGCAGCGCCTCGGTGGGGGCGGAGCGATGGAGGGCGAGACCGGCGGCGCGGAGCCAGTGGTCGATGGCCGCCTCGTCCTCCCCGGCGGCGGCCAGGTGGCGAGCCACCCATTCGGGATGGGCGCGCGCCAGGGCGGGGAACTGCTCGCGCAGCGCCCCGGCGATGGCGGCGTGGGCCTCCTCGCGATCCGACGGGAGCAGCGACTGGTAGGCGGCCTCCTGGATCAGGGCGTGCCGGAAGCGGATCACCTCCAGCCGCTCCCCCTCCCCCTGCTCGCGCTCGACCACACCCTCTTCCAGGAGGGCCCGGATTCCGTGGTCCACGGTCTCCTCATCCCACGGACTGATGGCCAGCAGGAGTTCGCGCTGGAAGCTGCGGCCCAGGCTGGCGGCCAGCTGGGCCACGGGCAGCCAGCGCCCCAGGCGGTGGATCCGGGCATCCAGCAGGTCCTGCAGGGTCTCCGGGATGCCCAGGCGCTCGCTCAGGTCGTCCCCCGCGGCCAGCATGCGCGCGGTCTCCTCCACGTAGAGGGGGACGCCGTCGGTGAACCGGACCACCAGGTCCAGCGCCTCGTCATCCAGAACCCCGCCCACCACGGCACTGGCCAGCGCACGGGTATCCGACGGCCCCAGCGGCGCCAGGTCCAGATGTTCCATGTTCTCGTCGCACCCCGGGCGGAAGTCCGGCCGGGCGGTAATCAGCATCAGCGTGGGCCGCTCCCCGGCCCGGTTGTGGATCCCGTTGAGGAGTTCGCAGGTGGCGCTGTCCGCCCAGTGCACATCCTCCACCAGCAGGAGCAGCGGCCGTGTTCCCGCCCCCCGTTCCAGCAGGTCCGCCAGGGCCGCCCCCACGACGCCCGCCGGGACGGCAGGGGTAGTCTCGCTCGTTCCCCACCGCTCCTCCCCGGTACGGGTCCGGAGGAGGGGCGCAAGCCGGGCAAGGACCGCTCCGGGATCCGCGTAGAGCTCGCCCACGTAGCGGGCCAGCCGGGCGTGGCGCTCACCCTCGTCGGCCGCCGGCTCCAGGCCCAGGAGCTGGTTCATGAACTCGATGACCGGCCAGTAGGTGGACTCCTGGAAATTCTCGCTGCAGTGGATCTCGTGAACCACCGGCCTCTCGGGCAGGGTCGCCAGCACCTCGGCCAGCAGGCGCGATTTACCCACGCCGGCCTCTCCCCGGAGCATCAGGGCACCGCCCTGACCCCGTCCCAGCGCCTCCAGATGGCGGCGCAGTCTTTCGGCCTCCGCACTCCGGCCGATGAGGGGCGGCGGGGGGGCCGTGCGAGCCTCCAGGCGGTCCCGGGCCCCGGTGGTATCGACCACGCGCCACAGCCCGTCGCCCATCGCCTCGCAGCGGTAGTAGCCCTGGACCAGACGCCGCGTGGCATCGCTGGCCACCAGCTCCCCGGCCACCGCGCGGTCCCGGACGGCCACCACCGTCGCCGGCACGCGCCCCATGAGCTCATTACCCTGGGAGATGACCACCGTGCCGGAGTGGACGGCGGCGCGGGCGTGCGGCTCGGTCTCCAGGATGGCGAGGGCCGCCGCCACGGCGGCGCGCGCCGCCCCCTCCCGGGGCAGGGGATAGCCGAACCAGGCCAGGACGCCGCTGCCATGGAAGTCCGGGACGCAGCCGCCCCACTCCTCGACGCGGCGCTGGATTCCGGTCCGCGCCGAGGCGCTCACCGCCAGCGCCTCTTCGGCATCCTCGGCGGCACAATCCACGTAGAGCGCGGTCAGGCGCCGGCTTTCCGGGCGACCCGGCGGGGGCGGCGGTGGCGGCGCCTCGCCCCGGGTGAGCTGGTCGCGCAGGGCCTGGAGGTCCGGCCCCGGTTCGGTTCCCAGCTCCTCGGCCAGGACATCGGCCAGCCGCCGGTACTGCGCCTCCACCGCGGCCGTGTCCCCGTCGGCGGCGTGGCGGCGCATGAGGGCGGCGTGGGCCTCCTCCTCCCAGGGCTCCAGCTCCAGCAGGCGCTCTGCCAGCTGCTGCCACTCGCCGCGCTGGTCGGCGGCCTCGGCCAGGGCCAGTGCCCGGCGGAAGAGATCCACGGCCAGGGCCTGGAGGTGGTCGCGCCACTCCAGGGTCCACTCCTCCAGGGCATCGAGCCCCAGCGGCGGGAGGCAGTCATCCAGAAAGGGACCACGGTAGAGCGCCGCGGCCCCGGTCAGATCGCCCCGCTCCGTCGACTCGTTCAGGCGCAGGAAGTCGTGGACGTCCACGGTCACGCCGGGTGCCAGGGCCACGGTCTGCCGACCCACGGTCAGGGGAATCACCTCCCCCAGCTGGTGGCGGAGCTTGTGCAGGACCTGGCGGAGGTTGCTGCGCGCGGCCGGGGCCGCGTGGTCGGGCCAGAAGAGGTCCAGGAGGCACTCGCGGGAGGTTTCACCCTCCACGGCGATGTAGAACAGGAGCAGATGCAGCTTGTCGTGCCCCCCCAGGGGGCGCACGGTTTCGCCGTTCCGGGCCCGTGGCGGGCCCAGCAGCTCGAGACGGACGGTTGTTCCCTCCCCCATGCTGTCTCCTCGTCCCCTCGGGCGGGGATCTTCCTTATACCACCGTT encodes:
- a CDS encoding AAA family ATPase; translation: MGEGTTVRLELLGPPRARNGETVRPLGGHDKLHLLLFYIAVEGETSRECLLDLFWPDHAAPAARSNLRQVLHKLRHQLGEVIPLTVGRQTVALAPGVTVDVHDFLRLNESTERGDLTGAAALYRGPFLDDCLPPLGLDALEEWTLEWRDHLQALAVDLFRRALALAEAADQRGEWQQLAERLLELEPWEEEAHAALMRRHAADGDTAAVEAQYRRLADVLAEELGTEPGPDLQALRDQLTRGEAPPPPPPPGRPESRRLTALYVDCAAEDAEEALAVSASARTGIQRRVEEWGGCVPDFHGSGVLAWFGYPLPREGAARAAVAAALAILETEPHARAAVHSGTVVISQGNELMGRVPATVVAVRDRAVAGELVASDATRRLVQGYYRCEAMGDGLWRVVDTTGARDRLEARTAPPPPLIGRSAEAERLRRHLEALGRGQGGALMLRGEAGVGKSRLLAEVLATLPERPVVHEIHCSENFQESTYWPVIEFMNQLLGLEPAADEGERHARLARYVGELYADPGAVLARLAPLLRTRTGEERWGTSETTPAVPAGVVGAALADLLERGAGTRPLLLLVEDVHWADSATCELLNGIHNRAGERPTLMLITARPDFRPGCDENMEHLDLAPLGPSDTRALASAVVGGVLDDEALDLVVRFTDGVPLYVEETARMLAAGDDLSERLGIPETLQDLLDARIHRLGRWLPVAQLAASLGRSFQRELLLAISPWDEETVDHGIRALLEEGVVEREQGEGERLEVIRFRHALIQEAAYQSLLPSDREEAHAAIAGALREQFPALARAHPEWVARHLAAAGEDEAAIDHWLRAAGLALHRSAPTEALRHLRQGLKLVMQKEASSERDRQELDYRLVQGSAYLVQGEYASESASAVLDRAYQLCGTVGRIHEVFQVMWCLWHGESSRRGGRSSEGASGRRLLGLAIRMREAGALQRAHYALANDYFFAGEFAVSRHHALQARSWPPDTAPPLGDDPWLMAGAFLAWDEWFLGRAARARRVAEETVAEARRRRPQDRAMALAFQGLLGVRAGDEACVAAVLPELEATVADYRLPIWQMAAEALSAWLAARHGESAAVVRLAPTVAGSREAMPAVVGLFQLILAEAHLALGDGEGALAVLAEEAEAEARYRQGHDRAERRRREGDALRQVHPDQPEQALHAYRAAAEVARGQYALVPWLRAASRAAELGGETDRADYEAALAALEADGEPAELPELTDGSYCPTEGVAPN